The following DNA comes from Agromyces mangrovi.
TCCAGGTCGCCCGCGGTCAACAGCACCTGCCCGGCGATGATGTCGTACCGGTCGAGCGCGTCCTGGTAGCGGAACACGAGCAGGTTCTGACCGACGGATGCCGCGGCCTGCTGCGTCGCGAGATCGGTCGGCCGCTCGTCGAGACGCAGGTAGGGCATGCCGGTCGCGATGGCGCCCGACGACACGAGCACGACCTCGACGCCGCGCCCGTGCGCGGCGGCCAGCGCATCGACGAGCGGGGCGATCTGGCCGGCCTGGTCGCCGCTGATCGACGACGAGCCGACCTTGACCACGATGCGGCGCGCGACGCCGATGTCGGTGCGGTGCAGGGGCGTCATTCGTCCTCGTCCCACATGCCCGACTCGCGCTCGCGCTCCAGCTCGGCGCGTGCCTCGGCCTTCGCGTCCATGCGGTCGTGGTAGTCGCTCCTGCGCTCGGCGCGGGTCGCGCGCCGGCTCTCGTCGAGGCGCGGGTCGGCGCCGCGCGGCGCGACCATGATCTCGGCGGCCGACGTGAGGGTCGGCTCCCAGTCGAAGACGACGCCCGAGCCGGGACCGATCACGACGGTCGAGCCGGCGACGGCACCCGCGCGCACGAGCGCGTCCTCGACGCCCAGGCGCGCGAGACGGTCGGCCAGGTAGCCGACGGCCTCGTCGTTGGCGAAGTCTGTCTGGGCGACCCAGCGCTCGGGCTTCGCACCCAGCACGCGGTAGAGCGTGCCGTAGGTGCCGCCCTCGGGCTTCACGGTGAACTCGACGCGGTCGACCGCCTTGGGCCGCAGCACGATGCGCTCCGGCTCGGGCTCGGCTGCAGCCGCCTCGCGGGAGGCGGCGACGAGCTCGCCCAGCGCGTAGCCGAGCACCTTCAGGCCCTCGTGGCTCACGGTCGAGATCTCGAAGACGCGGAATCCGCGCGCCTCCAGCTCGGGGCGCACGAACTCGGCCAGCTCGCGCGCCTCGGGCACGTCGACCTTGTTGAGCGCGACGAGCTGCGGACGCTCGAGCAGCGGCGTCTGCCCCTCGGGCACCGGGTACGCGCCCAGCTCACCGAGGATCACGTCGAGGTCGCTGATCGGGTCGCGACCCGGGTCGAGGGTCGCGCAGTCGAGCACGTGCAGCAGCGCCGAGCAGCGCTCGACGTGGCGCAGGAACTCGAGGCCGAGGCCCTTGCCCTCGCTCGCGCCCTCGATGAGGCCGGGCACGTCGGCCACGGTGAACCGCGTCTCGCCCGCCTGCACGACGCCGAGGTTCGGGTGCAGCGTGGTGAACGGGTAGTCGGCGATCTTCGGCCGCGCCGCGGACATCGCCGCGATGAGGCTCGACTTGCCGGCCGACGGGTAGCCGACGAAGGCCACGTCGGCGATGGTCTTGAGTTCGAGGACGACGTCGCCCTCCCAGCCGGGCGTGCCGAGCAGCGCGAAGCCCGGCGCCTTGCGCTTGACCGAGGCCAGCGCGGCGTTGCCGAGACCACCGAGGCCGCCGGACGCCGCGACGAACCGCATGCCGGGCGAATCGAGGTCGGCGAGTTCGACGCCCTGCTCGTCCTTCACCACGGTGCCGACCGGGACGGGAAGCTCGAGCGGCTCGCCCGTCGCGCCGGAACGGTTGTCGCCCATGCCCGGGGAGCCGTTCTCCGACGAGCGGTGCGGGCGGTGGTGATAGCCCAGCAGCGTGGTGACCTGGGTGTCGGCCACGAGCACGATGTCGCCGCCGTTGCCCCCGTTGCCGCCGTCGGGGCCTGCGAGCGGCTTGAACTTCTCGCGGCGCACCGAGACGCAGCCGTTGCCGCCGTGGCCGGCGCGCAGGTGCAGCGTCACCTCATCGACGAAGCTGACCATCTCGGCTCCTCCCCCGTGTGGAAATGCGTGAGGGCGAGCCGAAGCCCGCCCTCACGTGTGATCTGTCCGACTACTCGGCGGCCGCCACGATGTTGACGACCTTGCGGCCGCCCTTCGTGCCGAACTCCACCGCGCCCGCCTGGAGGGCGAACAGCGTGTCGTCCCCGCCGCGGCCGACGCCGGCGCCGGGGTGGAAGTGCGTGCCGCGCTGGCGGACGATGATCTCGCCCGCGCCCACGACCTCGCCGCCGAAGCGCTTCACGCCGAGGCGCTGCGCGTTCGAGTCACGACCGTTGCGAGTGGAACTCGCACCCTTCTTGTGTGCCATCGCTGTCTCCTCTTGGCTCTACTTGATGCCGGTGACCTTGACGCGCGTGAGCTCCTGACGGTGGCCCTGGCGCTTCTTGTAGCCGGTCTTGTTCTTGAACTTCTGAATGACGATCTTGGGGCCGCGGAGGTCGCCGAGGACCTCTGCCGTGACCGTGACCTTCGCGAGCTTCTCGGCGTCGGAGGTGATCGTCTTGCCGTCGACCAGGAGGACGGCGGGCAGCACGACGTTGCCGTTCTCGTCTGCCGTCACTCGGTCCATCGTGACGATGGTGCCGACCTCGACCTTCTCCTGCCGGCCGCCGGCGCGCACTACTGCGTAAACCACTACTCGTACCAATCTCCAGGGAGCCTCATCGGCTCCATCGTGTTGTTGAGGATGTCACTGCGCGGAAGACCCCAGCGGGAAGGAGGGTCGTAGCTGCCAGAAAACCTTGGGCGGACCCGGGATAAGCGGAGACGCACCAACAGACGATTCTACGTGACGCGAGGCGGGCGGTCAAACGGACGCCGTCGGCGCGTCGCCCGTAGACTCGACCGCATGGCCGTGCTGATCGATCGCCCGATGTGGCCGGCCCACGGCACCGTCTGGTCGCACCTGGTCAGCGACACCTCCCTCGACGAGCTGCACGCGTTCGCACGCGCGGCCGGGATCCCCCGAGGGCGTTCGACCTCGACCACTACGACGTGCCCGCCGAGCGCTACGACGACCTGGTCGCGGCGGGCGCGGAGCCCGTCGGCAACCGCGACCTGGTCCTGCGCCTGCGCGCGAGCGGCCTGCGCGTCACCCAGCGCGCGCGGCGCGGGCGCTGACCGACCGCGTCACTCCGACGGCGCGTCCCGCCGGGTCACGATCGGCTGCGCCGCGTTGCCCTGCAGCGCGGCCGTGGTCACGCGGCGCGACTTGGCACGCCCCTCCCCCGGCTGCTTCGGCTGCGGGAGTGCGTCGAGCACCGAACCGAGCAGGTGCTCGGCGTCGGCATCGGGCAGGCGGCGCTTGGGCCGCGACTGCCCCTCGACGGGGATGTCGAGGATCTGCACGCGCTCGGGCGCCGATTCCTCGGCCGGGGGCGCCGCGGGCGACCCCTGCGAAGTCTCCGCCTCGGCGACGGCGGGCGCGTCCTCCTCGTGCCGCTCGTGCGCGAGCGTGGAGGCCGCGATCTGCGCGAGCGCGTGCTTGGCGTCCTCGGTGATGCCGTGGGTGCCGGTGTGGCCGTTCGACT
Coding sequences within:
- the obgE gene encoding GTPase ObgE; protein product: MVSFVDEVTLHLRAGHGGNGCVSVRREKFKPLAGPDGGNGGNGGDIVLVADTQVTTLLGYHHRPHRSSENGSPGMGDNRSGATGEPLELPVPVGTVVKDEQGVELADLDSPGMRFVAASGGLGGLGNAALASVKRKAPGFALLGTPGWEGDVVLELKTIADVAFVGYPSAGKSSLIAAMSAARPKIADYPFTTLHPNLGVVQAGETRFTVADVPGLIEGASEGKGLGLEFLRHVERCSALLHVLDCATLDPGRDPISDLDVILGELGAYPVPEGQTPLLERPQLVALNKVDVPEARELAEFVRPELEARGFRVFEISTVSHEGLKVLGYALGELVAASREAAAAEPEPERIVLRPKAVDRVEFTVKPEGGTYGTLYRVLGAKPERWVAQTDFANDEAVGYLADRLARLGVEDALVRAGAVAGSTVVIGPGSGVVFDWEPTLTSAAEIMVAPRGADPRLDESRRATRAERRSDYHDRMDAKAEARAELERERESGMWDEDE
- the rpmA gene encoding 50S ribosomal protein L27, which codes for MAHKKGASSTRNGRDSNAQRLGVKRFGGEVVGAGEIIVRQRGTHFHPGAGVGRGGDDTLFALQAGAVEFGTKGGRKVVNIVAAAE
- the rplU gene encoding 50S ribosomal protein L21, yielding MVYAVVRAGGRQEKVEVGTIVTMDRVTADENGNVVLPAVLLVDGKTITSDAEKLAKVTVTAEVLGDLRGPKIVIQKFKNKTGYKKRQGHRQELTRVKVTGIK